A single Pedobacter sp. PACM 27299 DNA region contains:
- a CDS encoding biotin--[acetyl-CoA-carboxylase] ligase: MSKSEPLTEGTVIMADHQFAGRGQQSNVWHTEPGLNLTFSIYLKPAFLPITKQFLLNMAVSIGIRNALQLFIPEGIKIKWPNDIYHNDRKMGGVLIENILAGSTFKASVIGIGLNVNQSTFAPELENRATSMKGILKADVNLFQVLAEICSNIEKQYLRLKSGNYKDMITDYVSGLYKFDTLSSYRQNGEIIEGKIIDVTETGMLVVLVDGEKKEYNFKEIEFLNHTT, translated from the coding sequence GTGTCAAAATCCGAGCCATTAACGGAAGGAACTGTTATTATGGCAGATCACCAATTCGCAGGAAGAGGACAGCAAAGCAATGTATGGCATACCGAACCCGGATTAAACCTCACTTTTAGCATTTACCTCAAGCCGGCTTTCTTGCCAATAACCAAGCAATTCCTGCTTAATATGGCCGTAAGCATCGGTATTAGGAATGCACTGCAGCTTTTTATTCCCGAAGGAATCAAGATCAAATGGCCCAATGATATCTACCATAACGACCGTAAAATGGGAGGTGTGCTTATCGAAAATATCCTTGCTGGAAGCACTTTTAAAGCCAGTGTCATCGGGATTGGTCTCAATGTAAATCAGTCGACTTTCGCTCCGGAACTCGAAAACCGAGCAACTTCGATGAAGGGAATTTTAAAAGCGGATGTTAATTTATTTCAGGTATTAGCAGAAATTTGCAGCAATATTGAAAAACAGTACCTCCGTTTAAAGTCAGGAAATTATAAAGACATGATCACTGATTATGTCAGTGGACTGTATAAATTTGATACACTTTCAAGCTACCGCCAAAATGGCGAGATAATTGAAGGAAAGATCATTGACGTGACCGAAACAGGGATGCTTGTTGTCCTGGTCGACGGAGAGAAAAAAGAGTACAATTTTAAAGAAATAGAGTTTTTAAATCACACAACATGA
- a CDS encoding LutC/YkgG family protein, whose amino-acid sequence MQENRSSKELILKKIRKALLEKRDNPYPNLEDTPLYPKSDEFLEIMFAEELTAVSGNFIYCENGMDFIENMLQLADRFNWRKIYCWEPELQNLLSEYEFPFYQTDKDFEMAEVGITLCEALIARNGSVMVSNENAAGRRLSIFPHHHIIIARTGQLVLDLKDAFKLIKNKYADQLPSMISTITGPSRTADIEKTLVLGAHGPKELFVILIDDFS is encoded by the coding sequence ATGCAAGAAAACCGATCTTCTAAAGAGTTAATACTAAAAAAGATAAGGAAGGCGCTTCTGGAAAAGCGTGACAACCCTTATCCGAATCTGGAAGATACCCCATTGTATCCTAAGAGCGATGAATTCCTGGAAATCATGTTCGCTGAAGAGCTGACTGCCGTTTCCGGTAACTTTATTTATTGCGAAAACGGAATGGATTTCATCGAAAATATGCTGCAATTGGCAGATAGATTCAACTGGAGAAAAATCTATTGCTGGGAGCCTGAATTACAAAACCTTTTGTCAGAATACGAATTCCCATTTTATCAGACCGATAAGGACTTTGAAATGGCGGAAGTAGGCATTACCCTTTGCGAAGCTTTAATTGCTCGCAATGGTTCGGTAATGGTTTCCAATGAGAATGCAGCCGGAAGAAGGCTGAGCATTTTCCCTCATCACCACATCATCATTGCCAGGACCGGTCAGCTGGTACTGGATTTAAAAGATGCCTTTAAACTCATCAAAAACAAATATGCGGATCAGCTTCCTTCTATGATCAGCACGATTACCGGTCCCAGCAGAACTGCCGATATTGAAAAGACTCTGGTACTTGGCGCACATGGACCAAAGGAATTATTTGTAATTTTAATTGACGATTTTAGCTAA
- a CDS encoding DUF2752 domain-containing protein — protein MKMLHRIPVELIFWITALVLLAIAEPIQHGHIHHFTLCPLANMGIEWCPGCGIGRAITQLLHGNVRESLAHHWFGIPALLIIGHRIIELVNRIIDNNRKLKYKEERYV, from the coding sequence ATGAAAATGCTGCACCGCATACCTGTTGAATTGATCTTCTGGATAACGGCCCTGGTATTGCTGGCGATAGCAGAACCAATACAGCATGGGCATATTCATCATTTTACCCTTTGCCCGCTGGCAAATATGGGGATAGAATGGTGTCCGGGATGTGGCATCGGCAGGGCAATCACCCAGCTGCTCCATGGAAATGTAAGAGAAAGTCTGGCGCATCACTGGTTTGGAATTCCAGCACTGCTGATCATTGGACACCGAATTATTGAACTGGTTAATAGGATAATAGATAACAATAGAAAATTAAAATATAAGGAGGAGAGATATGTTTGA
- the ftsH gene encoding ATP-dependent zinc metalloprotease FtsH produces MKENPNTKPKLIKRIPNIPKKPQKGSKFNIIWVYGAIILGLFLLQFLFSADTTKDVTYRTFETQMLLPGDVEKLVAYKHEDLVKVEVYIKKDKLNEEKYKKYISKNNFGTQNGPLVYFTAGSMDALDAQLKEAQKNIPPDQQILAEKETRQSTFNSWFFTVIIPVLLFIGFWIFIMRRMGGGAGGGGGQIFNIGKSKATLFDKESQVNVTFNDVAGLEEAKQEVMEIVDFLKNPQKYTNLGGKIPKGALLVGSPGTGKTLLAKAVAGEAQVPFFSLSGSDFVEMFVGVGASRVRDLFKQAKDKAPCIIFIDEVDAIGRARGKNSMMGGNDERENTLNQLLVEMDGFGTDSGIIILAATNRPDVLDSALLRPGRFDRQISIDKPDLVGREQIFKVHLKPIKTDEVVDAKKLSAQTPGFAGAEIANVCNEAALIAARRNKKFVDMQDFQDAIDRVIGGLEKKNKIISPEEKRIVAYHEAGHAIAGWFLEHADPLVKVSIVPRGVAALGYAQYLPKEQFLYTTEQLTDGMCMTMGGRVAEDLIFGKISTGAQNDLERITKLAYAMITIYGMNKVIGNVSFHDPQNEYNFNKPYSEKTSELIDVEVRKLVEEVYVRTKQLLTDKSEGLEKLAQKLLEKEILFQADLEEILGKRPFDNRTTYDEFVNGTGDQKPAAEGLLHQGVGEATDVSAPTSPAQTES; encoded by the coding sequence ATGAAAGAGAACCCGAATACAAAACCTAAGTTAATTAAGAGAATACCGAATATTCCTAAAAAGCCTCAAAAAGGCTCTAAATTCAATATTATTTGGGTTTATGGGGCAATTATTTTAGGTCTGTTTTTACTGCAGTTTTTATTTAGTGCAGATACGACCAAGGATGTTACTTACCGTACTTTCGAAACTCAAATGCTTTTGCCTGGTGACGTTGAAAAACTGGTTGCCTATAAACATGAAGACCTCGTTAAGGTTGAAGTGTATATAAAGAAAGACAAACTCAATGAGGAGAAGTATAAAAAGTACATCAGCAAAAATAATTTCGGCACACAGAATGGTCCATTGGTATATTTTACCGCAGGATCAATGGATGCGCTGGATGCGCAATTAAAAGAGGCTCAGAAAAATATCCCTCCTGATCAGCAGATCCTGGCGGAAAAAGAGACGAGACAAAGTACTTTTAACTCTTGGTTCTTCACCGTAATTATTCCGGTATTGTTATTTATCGGGTTCTGGATTTTCATTATGCGCCGCATGGGCGGTGGCGCTGGTGGTGGTGGCGGACAGATTTTCAATATTGGGAAATCTAAAGCAACACTATTTGACAAAGAAAGCCAGGTTAACGTCACATTTAATGATGTTGCCGGTCTGGAAGAAGCCAAACAAGAGGTAATGGAGATCGTCGATTTCCTTAAAAACCCTCAGAAATACACGAATTTAGGAGGTAAAATTCCTAAAGGCGCGCTATTGGTAGGTTCTCCTGGTACTGGTAAAACTTTATTGGCGAAAGCTGTAGCTGGTGAAGCTCAGGTTCCTTTCTTCTCTCTATCGGGTTCCGACTTTGTGGAGATGTTTGTAGGAGTTGGAGCTTCCAGGGTACGTGATTTGTTCAAGCAGGCGAAAGATAAAGCACCATGTATTATCTTTATTGATGAGGTGGATGCGATCGGTCGTGCGAGAGGAAAAAACAGTATGATGGGTGGAAATGATGAGCGTGAAAACACGTTAAATCAGCTATTGGTAGAGATGGATGGTTTTGGTACAGATTCAGGAATTATCATCCTTGCTGCAACTAACCGTCCGGATGTATTGGACTCTGCATTACTGAGACCAGGTCGTTTTGACCGCCAGATCTCTATTGACAAACCAGATTTAGTGGGCCGTGAGCAGATTTTCAAAGTTCACCTGAAGCCTATTAAGACGGATGAAGTTGTAGATGCTAAAAAGCTTTCTGCACAGACTCCAGGTTTTGCTGGTGCTGAGATCGCGAATGTTTGTAATGAAGCTGCACTAATCGCCGCACGCCGCAACAAGAAATTTGTAGATATGCAGGATTTCCAGGATGCGATTGACCGTGTAATTGGTGGATTAGAAAAGAAAAATAAAATCATCTCTCCGGAAGAAAAAAGAATAGTTGCTTACCATGAGGCGGGTCATGCGATTGCAGGATGGTTCCTGGAACATGCAGATCCATTGGTAAAAGTATCGATTGTTCCTCGCGGTGTGGCTGCCCTTGGGTACGCACAATACCTGCCAAAAGAACAGTTCCTGTACACTACAGAGCAGCTTACTGATGGCATGTGTATGACGATGGGCGGACGTGTAGCAGAAGACCTTATCTTCGGTAAGATTTCTACTGGTGCACAGAATGACCTGGAACGCATTACAAAATTAGCTTATGCCATGATTACCATTTATGGTATGAATAAGGTAATTGGTAATGTATCTTTCCATGATCCGCAGAATGAATATAACTTCAACAAACCTTACTCAGAGAAAACATCAGAATTAATTGATGTGGAAGTGCGTAAGTTAGTTGAAGAAGTCTACGTGAGAACGAAACAACTCTTAACAGATAAAAGCGAAGGATTAGAGAAACTGGCTCAGAAACTTTTAGAAAAAGAGATTTTATTCCAGGCAGATCTGGAAGAGATTTTAGGCAAACGTCCTTTTGACAACCGCACTACTTATGATGAATTCGTAAATGGTACAGGTGATCAGAAACCGGCTGCTGAGGGTCTATTGCACCAAGGTGTTGGCGAGGCAACCGATGTATCGGCTCCTACCAGCCCTGCTCAAACAGAATCTTAA
- a CDS encoding TM2 domain-containing protein, with amino-acid sequence MFDSPFMTLPGITPQEYSYLQTATTGFSEQQLRGFLMIYGSKRRNPDDMVLYCILGFFVPGLPRFLVNQIGMGVLYFFTLGLCFIGTIIDLVNHKTLAMEYNQRMVFESLQMVKMGNIQ; translated from the coding sequence ATGTTTGATTCACCATTTATGACACTGCCGGGTATCACACCTCAGGAATATTCTTACTTGCAGACTGCAACTACAGGATTTAGTGAACAACAATTAAGGGGATTTTTAATGATTTACGGAAGTAAAAGAAGAAATCCAGATGATATGGTACTGTACTGTATCTTGGGATTTTTCGTGCCCGGATTACCTAGGTTCCTGGTCAATCAGATCGGAATGGGCGTACTTTACTTCTTTACTTTAGGCTTGTGCTTTATCGGAACGATTATCGACCTGGTCAACCATAAAACTTTAGCCATGGAATACAACCAACGCATGGTTTTTGAAAGCTTACAAATGGTAAAAATGGGAAATATTCAATAA
- a CDS encoding tetratricopeptide repeat protein — MTEIKSFYTRLSLFILLLTVPTAVFANFDFNANCLRAYQNIFELKLNTAKALIANEKKVNPKNSIIPLLENYVDYFHLLTTESKADFDQLKENKSKRLDQIEGDDKSSPYYLYAQAEINLQWALIRGRYGEYFTAAREIKKANGLLQENTKKFPGFHLNSKGLGVINAFLGNLPDGMLKSTLATFGIKGNLQSGMNMLDNLAENLPRSTYEPFYEEVVFYYVFVLNDIAHSPNAYQKTMKYTARMADSSLLKAYLQAAVCAKTGHNAEAIQILQNRPSGNYYTSFPYLELLTGTAMLNKLDVSAAAYFNRFLQQNKGVNYIKDAHLHLAWVSLLKGDTGAYSGFITKVKNNGYVYQEKDKQALNEANGPMPDLTLLKARLLFDGGYYSKGVEVLSARRAEDFSAGRDRTEYYYRLGRLYDDLGKDDAALTNYQLAISSGKQLKYYFAANAALQMGKVYEKQKNMSKARESFNTAIQMKNHEYESSIETQAKAGLNRIK; from the coding sequence ATGACTGAAATAAAATCTTTTTATACCCGATTATCTCTTTTTATCCTCCTTTTAACAGTACCTACGGCTGTTTTTGCCAATTTCGACTTCAATGCCAATTGCCTCCGGGCTTATCAGAATATCTTTGAGCTCAAACTCAATACCGCAAAAGCATTGATCGCCAATGAGAAAAAAGTAAACCCTAAAAATTCGATCATCCCGCTGCTTGAAAATTACGTCGATTACTTTCATTTACTGACTACAGAAAGCAAAGCCGATTTTGATCAGCTAAAAGAAAACAAATCAAAAAGACTGGATCAGATAGAAGGGGATGATAAAAGCTCGCCCTATTACTTGTATGCACAGGCCGAAATTAACCTGCAATGGGCCTTAATCAGGGGACGTTACGGCGAATACTTTACTGCAGCCAGGGAGATTAAAAAGGCCAACGGATTGCTGCAGGAAAACACGAAGAAATTTCCGGGATTCCACCTCAATTCCAAGGGACTGGGCGTTATTAATGCTTTCCTTGGCAACCTGCCTGATGGGATGTTAAAAAGTACATTGGCTACTTTTGGCATTAAAGGCAACCTGCAATCCGGTATGAACATGCTGGATAACCTGGCCGAAAACCTACCAAGATCAACGTATGAGCCTTTTTATGAGGAAGTGGTATTCTACTATGTATTTGTGCTCAACGACATTGCACACAGCCCGAATGCTTATCAGAAAACTATGAAATATACAGCCAGAATGGCCGATAGCAGTTTATTGAAAGCTTATTTGCAAGCGGCTGTATGCGCTAAAACCGGGCACAATGCTGAAGCCATACAGATCTTGCAAAATCGGCCTTCCGGTAATTATTATACTTCATTTCCTTACCTGGAGCTGCTCACAGGCACAGCAATGCTCAATAAATTAGATGTTTCCGCTGCTGCGTATTTCAATCGCTTTCTGCAGCAAAATAAAGGCGTCAATTACATTAAAGATGCCCACTTGCACTTGGCTTGGGTTTCTTTATTAAAAGGCGATACAGGAGCTTATTCAGGCTTTATTACGAAAGTAAAAAACAATGGTTATGTCTATCAGGAAAAAGACAAGCAGGCGCTCAATGAAGCGAATGGTCCAATGCCTGATTTAACCCTTTTGAAAGCACGTTTACTTTTTGATGGAGGATATTACAGCAAAGGAGTGGAAGTATTATCAGCTCGTAGAGCAGAAGATTTTAGTGCGGGTAGAGACCGTACGGAGTATTATTACCGTTTAGGACGTTTATACGATGACCTGGGTAAGGATGATGCCGCTTTGACGAATTATCAGCTGGCCATCAGCAGCGGAAAACAATTGAAATATTACTTTGCGGCCAATGCTGCATTACAAATGGGGAAGGTGTACGAAAAGCAAAAAAACATGAGCAAAGCAAGGGAAAGTTTCAATACTGCCATTCAAATGAAAAACCATGAATACGAAAGCAGTATTGAAACTCAGGCCAAAGCCGGGTTAAACCGGATTAAATAG
- a CDS encoding 3-oxoacyl-ACP synthase III family protein gives MGEKTNIHSVIIGTGSYIPENIISGDAFLNSTFYDNGVVLEKDIHEIIHKFSEITEIKERRYVDDDMTNSDIAVIAAQRAIDHASIDKESLDHIIFCHNFGDVKLGSNRMDILPSLAAKVKQALEINNPDCVAYDLIFGCPGWVQGAIQANYLIQSGDAKRVLVIGAETLSRITDPHDRDSMIFSDGAAAVVFEGQSTSEDLGIIAHKTQTYAVNYGSLLQMGSSNNPAEDNGNAYLKMNGRKLYEFAVTNVPQVVKKAIDKAGVDITAIKIVFIHQANGKMDHAIMKRLFKLYDIDSVPENLVPMSICWLGNSSVATVPTLLDLVWKGNVNGYQINKGDYAVFASVGAGMHINAFVYRF, from the coding sequence ATGGGCGAAAAAACAAACATACATTCAGTTATTATAGGTACTGGCAGTTATATTCCAGAAAATATCATCTCAGGTGACGCCTTTTTGAATTCCACATTTTACGACAATGGCGTAGTGCTGGAGAAGGATATTCATGAAATCATCCATAAGTTTAGCGAGATCACAGAGATCAAAGAAAGACGTTACGTGGATGATGATATGACGAACAGTGATATTGCGGTGATTGCTGCACAACGTGCAATTGACCATGCTTCGATTGATAAAGAGAGCCTGGATCACATTATTTTCTGTCACAATTTTGGCGATGTGAAACTCGGTTCTAACCGGATGGACATTTTACCTTCCCTTGCGGCTAAAGTGAAACAAGCGCTGGAGATCAACAATCCTGACTGTGTGGCCTATGACCTTATCTTTGGTTGCCCGGGCTGGGTACAGGGTGCTATTCAGGCGAATTACCTGATCCAAAGCGGAGATGCTAAAAGAGTATTGGTCATTGGTGCAGAAACCCTGTCCAGGATTACTGATCCTCATGATAGGGATTCTATGATTTTCTCAGACGGTGCTGCTGCAGTCGTTTTTGAAGGCCAGTCTACTTCGGAAGATCTGGGTATTATTGCACATAAAACCCAGACTTACGCGGTGAATTACGGCTCCCTGTTACAGATGGGCAGCAGTAACAATCCAGCAGAAGACAATGGCAATGCTTACCTTAAAATGAACGGCCGCAAGCTCTATGAATTTGCGGTAACCAATGTTCCACAGGTTGTAAAGAAAGCTATTGACAAGGCAGGTGTTGACATTACTGCGATTAAAATTGTGTTCATTCACCAGGCAAATGGGAAAATGGACCATGCCATCATGAAACGTCTATTCAAATTATACGATATTGATAGTGTTCCGGAAAATCTGGTTCCAATGTCTATCTGCTGGCTTGGAAACAGCTCTGTAGCCACCGTTCCTACCCTGCTAGACCTAGTCTGGAAAGGAAATGTAAATGGTTATCAGATCAATAAAGGCGATTATGCAGTATTTGCTTCTGTTGGCGCAGGGATGCACATCAATGCTTTTGTTTATCGGTTTTAA
- a CDS encoding zinc ribbon domain-containing protein, producing MEQTVEQKLKALYELQTLHTKIDKIRQIRGELPMEVADLEDEVAGLETRIQKFKGELDDTEDAIVTRKNMIKEAQNLIKKYETQLKDVKNNREYDALTKEVEIQTLEIQVCEKKIREHGFDIATKNEVYEKALADLESRKKDLEIKKGELQTITAETEKEEQSLAKKSEKAETLIEERLLTAYNRLRGNANNGLAVVTIDRDSCSGCFNQIPPQRQLDIRQRKKIIVCEHCGRILVDEALTQEVAPV from the coding sequence ATGGAACAAACTGTAGAGCAAAAGCTAAAAGCTTTATACGAATTACAAACCCTGCATACTAAGATCGATAAAATACGTCAAATCCGCGGTGAATTACCAATGGAAGTGGCTGATTTAGAAGATGAAGTTGCTGGCCTGGAAACACGTATACAAAAATTCAAAGGCGAATTGGATGATACTGAAGATGCCATTGTAACGCGTAAAAACATGATCAAAGAAGCTCAGAACTTGATCAAGAAATATGAGACCCAGTTAAAAGATGTTAAAAACAACCGTGAGTATGACGCCTTAACTAAAGAGGTAGAAATACAAACACTTGAAATTCAGGTTTGTGAGAAGAAGATCAGAGAGCATGGTTTTGACATCGCAACGAAAAATGAGGTTTATGAAAAAGCATTAGCTGATTTAGAGTCAAGAAAAAAAGATCTTGAAATTAAAAAAGGCGAATTGCAAACCATTACTGCTGAAACGGAAAAAGAAGAGCAATCACTAGCTAAAAAATCTGAAAAAGCAGAAACTCTAATCGAGGAAAGACTGTTAACCGCTTACAACAGGTTAAGAGGGAATGCAAATAACGGATTGGCAGTAGTAACTATTGACCGCGATTCATGTTCAGGTTGTTTCAACCAGATCCCGCCTCAACGTCAGCTTGACATTCGTCAACGTAAGAAAATTATCGTGTGCGAGCACTGTGGAAGAATCCTTGTGGATGAAGCCCTAACGCAAGAAGTAGCTCCAGTATAA
- a CDS encoding protein-disulfide reductase DsbD domain-containing protein, with translation MKKISLILSFVLFTVIGASAQIEKPVTWSYAAKKISKTEAVVYMKATMDEGWHIYSQTLKPGGPSPTIFSFPASKDYTLVGKTTEPKATTYFDENFKMNVSYFGKQVIFQQKVKLNKATATVKGKVEFMVCNDKQCLPPEEVSFSIPVK, from the coding sequence ATGAAAAAAATCAGTTTGATCCTATCATTCGTATTATTCACGGTGATCGGTGCCTCTGCTCAAATAGAGAAACCGGTAACCTGGTCCTATGCCGCAAAAAAAATAAGTAAAACAGAAGCCGTTGTGTATATGAAAGCTACGATGGACGAAGGATGGCATATTTATTCGCAAACCCTGAAACCAGGCGGACCGAGTCCAACCATTTTCAGTTTCCCAGCTTCAAAAGACTATACCCTGGTAGGGAAAACTACAGAGCCAAAAGCAACGACTTACTTTGATGAGAATTTCAAAATGAACGTAAGTTATTTTGGTAAACAAGTGATTTTCCAGCAAAAAGTGAAACTAAACAAAGCAACTGCAACTGTCAAAGGAAAAGTTGAATTTATGGTGTGTAACGACAAACAATGTTTGCCTCCAGAAGAAGTGAGCTTCAGCATTCCAGTGAAATAA
- the rsfS gene encoding ribosome silencing factor encodes MVKKKNVILSTYLSEIAVNGMQEKKGKDIVRLDLRELNSSVSDYFIICHADSATHVKAIADSVEEEIYKNTQTDPWRKEGQAGADWIILDYFDVVIHIFKTDKREFYGIEDLWGDAQSTSYQSA; translated from the coding sequence ATGGTAAAAAAGAAAAATGTAATCCTTTCTACATACCTCTCAGAGATAGCCGTAAACGGCATGCAGGAAAAAAAAGGGAAAGATATTGTGCGTTTAGACCTACGTGAACTGAACAGTTCTGTTTCTGACTATTTCATCATCTGCCATGCAGATTCAGCTACCCATGTGAAGGCAATTGCGGATAGCGTAGAAGAAGAAATCTATAAAAACACACAAACCGATCCCTGGAGAAAAGAAGGACAAGCAGGTGCAGATTGGATCATATTAGATTATTTTGATGTAGTAATTCACATCTTTAAGACTGACAAGCGCGAGTTTTATGGTATAGAAGATTTATGGGGTGATGCCCAATCTACCAGCTATCAAAGCGCTTAA
- a CDS encoding Nif3-like dinuclear metal center hexameric protein, with protein sequence MRLSILITHLEAFAPLNYQEDYDNSGLLVGQPEMEVHGALVALDCTEAIVDEAIAQNCNLIITHHPIVFKGLKKITGKTYVERVVLKAIQNNIALYAIHTNLDHVKYGVNGVIAKRLGLKNAKILSPKGSLLKKLVTFCPVEHAEELKEALFAAGAGNIGNYSECSFNATGTGTFKGNEHTDPFVGEPGIRHHEEEIRIETVFIAQNERKILLALLENHPYEEVAYDIYQLENKLDTVGAGMIGWLDEAMEGRAFLNLVKDRMDAVVIRHTKLLPKRIRKVAVCGGSGSFLLKEAIAAGADAFVTADFKYHEFFDADEKLVIADIGHFESEQFTSDLLIDIIQEKFPNFAIRLTEHNTNPINYFI encoded by the coding sequence ATGAGATTATCCATTTTAATAACACACCTGGAAGCCTTTGCACCGCTCAATTATCAGGAAGATTATGACAACTCAGGCCTGCTGGTTGGTCAGCCTGAAATGGAAGTACATGGCGCATTAGTCGCCTTAGATTGTACAGAAGCAATTGTAGACGAGGCAATAGCCCAAAATTGCAACCTGATCATTACCCATCATCCTATTGTTTTCAAAGGACTGAAAAAGATCACCGGAAAAACTTATGTGGAAAGAGTAGTCCTCAAAGCCATCCAGAATAACATCGCATTATATGCCATCCATACCAACCTGGACCATGTAAAATATGGCGTTAATGGCGTCATCGCGAAAAGACTCGGACTAAAAAATGCCAAAATCCTCAGTCCAAAAGGGTCATTGCTTAAAAAACTCGTTACTTTTTGTCCGGTAGAACATGCTGAGGAGCTCAAAGAAGCACTTTTTGCTGCGGGAGCAGGAAACATCGGCAATTATAGTGAATGTAGTTTCAATGCTACCGGTACAGGAACTTTCAAAGGAAACGAACACACTGATCCTTTCGTTGGAGAACCAGGTATCCGTCATCATGAAGAAGAAATCAGGATTGAAACGGTATTCATCGCCCAAAATGAACGCAAGATTCTTCTGGCACTTTTAGAAAATCATCCTTATGAGGAAGTAGCCTACGACATCTACCAGCTCGAAAATAAGCTCGATACCGTAGGAGCGGGCATGATCGGCTGGCTGGACGAAGCCATGGAAGGCAGAGCATTCCTCAACCTGGTCAAAGACCGGATGGATGCAGTCGTGATCAGGCACACCAAATTACTCCCTAAAAGAATCAGAAAGGTCGCAGTATGTGGCGGTTCCGGAAGCTTTCTGCTCAAAGAAGCGATTGCTGCGGGCGCCGATGCGTTTGTAACCGCAGATTTTAAATACCATGAGTTTTTTGATGCCGATGAAAAATTAGTCATCGCAGATATCGGACACTTTGAGAGTGAACAATTTACATCTGATTTGTTGATAGATATTATTCAAGAAAAATTTCCTAACTTTGCAATCCGTTTAACGGAGCATAACACAAACCCCATAAATTATTTCATTTAA